The following coding sequences are from one bacterium SCSIO 12741 window:
- a CDS encoding pseudouridine synthase — MADSSSSSFRYYVLYKPFGYVSRFTDEDGNPGLGRILDVEKDVYPVGRLDKDSEGLLILTNDPGVNAQLLRAENEHPKTYLVQVEGEITSEALSQLEAGITIRIKKQDYTTLPAKAERVDSPTLPDRDPPIRFRKNVPTSWISLQLIEGKNRQVRRMTAAVGFPTLRLVRAASGNLKLPPLQPGEYTAIDQADFYRLLQIKPQVRKPAKPQGNRRSYRKRNY, encoded by the coding sequence ATGGCAGATTCTTCCTCCTCTTCGTTTCGTTACTACGTGTTGTACAAGCCTTTCGGCTACGTTTCTCGCTTTACGGATGAGGACGGCAATCCGGGATTGGGACGCATTTTGGATGTGGAAAAAGATGTTTACCCAGTTGGGCGTTTGGATAAGGACAGCGAAGGTCTTTTAATTCTCACCAACGATCCGGGCGTCAATGCACAGCTTCTGAGAGCCGAAAATGAACATCCGAAAACTTACTTGGTGCAAGTGGAAGGAGAAATTACTTCGGAGGCTCTATCCCAATTGGAAGCGGGGATTACTATCCGCATAAAAAAGCAGGACTACACAACCCTTCCGGCCAAGGCCGAGCGAGTAGATTCCCCTACCCTTCCGGATCGCGATCCACCGATTCGATTTCGAAAAAACGTTCCTACTTCCTGGATTTCGCTTCAGCTCATTGAAGGAAAGAACAGACAAGTTCGTCGGATGACGGCGGCGGTTGGATTTCCAACCTTACGATTGGTTCGGGCAGCCAGTGGAAACCTTAAACTACCACCACTCCAACCTGGAGAATACACAGCCATTGATCAAGCTGATTTTTACCGACTGCTTCAAATTAAACCTCAGGTTCGAAAACCCGCCAAACCACAAGGAAATCGTCGTTCTTACCGCAAAAGAAATTATTGA
- a CDS encoding DUF4918 family protein has protein sequence MSTAAAIKQFIDHLVNHPLQLDECEVMNPFLNSQTRAYSDLFWDKYYTDDQPRYALWGINPGRLGSGITGVGFTDPVNLEEKLGIKNDLPKRHELSSRFIYEVIQAFGGPEAFFGRFYISSVLSLGLLRDGKNINYYDIPGLPEKLKPLIVDQINRQLPFLRRDVTWCIGKGKNLKYLEKWNKEYQWFDTIEVVPHPRWVMQYRLKRMDEFVDEYLQKLAPQ, from the coding sequence TTGAGCACAGCAGCGGCGATTAAACAGTTTATTGATCACCTCGTCAATCATCCTCTTCAGCTGGATGAGTGTGAGGTAATGAATCCCTTTCTTAATTCGCAAACACGGGCCTACTCGGACCTATTTTGGGATAAGTATTATACGGATGACCAGCCACGGTATGCCTTGTGGGGAATCAATCCCGGTCGACTGGGTTCAGGCATAACAGGAGTAGGTTTTACCGATCCGGTTAATCTGGAAGAAAAATTGGGCATCAAAAATGATCTGCCCAAACGCCATGAATTGTCTTCCCGGTTTATTTACGAAGTGATTCAAGCTTTTGGCGGACCCGAGGCTTTCTTTGGGCGATTTTACATTTCATCCGTCCTCTCCCTGGGATTACTTCGCGATGGAAAAAACATCAATTACTACGACATTCCAGGACTTCCGGAAAAGTTGAAACCCTTGATTGTAGATCAAATCAACCGCCAACTGCCATTTTTGAGACGCGATGTTACCTGGTGCATTGGCAAAGGAAAAAACCTAAAATACCTGGAAAAGTGGAACAAAGAATACCAGTGGTTCGATACCATTGAGGTGGTTCCTCATCCCAGATGGGTGATGCAATATCGCTTGAAAAGGATGGACGAATTCGTTGATGAGTACCTCCAAAAACTGGCCCCTCAATAA